A region from the Agrococcus sp. SL85 genome encodes:
- a CDS encoding iron-siderophore ABC transporter substrate-binding protein, whose product MPTKRTLLAGAAVVTALALAACGTTEAPAESESAAPAGEAVTITDARGVEVEIPAGVEDVVALEWVVVEHLQTVGIEPVGVADVAGYADWSGTGAPLEGEPTDVGLRGEPSVDAIAALAPDLIIGVAGFGEEALADLESIAPVMALAAADASAPIDTMEGDLRMVGEATGRADAAETAITDFRAHLDEVAARVEDAGLTGTMLAQMDGYENGGQVEIRPYADGALLPAIFEEIGFENAWSGEGDPQYGLGQTDVEGLTALPDDAHIVYMTVGDRDVFTQELADNAIWTGLPAVEAGRVHRLPDGIWLFGGVQSMAAYADAVVDALAPTP is encoded by the coding sequence ATGCCCACCAAGCGAACCCTGCTCGCCGGAGCCGCGGTCGTCACCGCGCTCGCGCTCGCGGCCTGCGGCACGACCGAGGCGCCCGCCGAGTCCGAGTCCGCGGCGCCCGCGGGCGAGGCCGTCACGATCACCGACGCCCGCGGCGTCGAGGTCGAGATCCCCGCCGGCGTCGAGGACGTCGTCGCGCTCGAGTGGGTCGTGGTCGAGCACCTCCAGACCGTCGGCATCGAGCCCGTGGGCGTCGCCGACGTCGCCGGCTACGCCGACTGGTCGGGCACCGGCGCGCCGCTCGAGGGCGAGCCCACCGACGTGGGCCTCCGCGGCGAGCCCTCGGTCGACGCGATCGCGGCGCTCGCGCCCGACCTCATCATCGGCGTGGCGGGCTTCGGCGAGGAGGCCCTCGCCGACCTCGAGTCGATCGCGCCCGTGATGGCGCTCGCCGCCGCCGACGCGAGCGCCCCGATCGACACCATGGAGGGCGACCTCCGCATGGTCGGCGAGGCCACGGGCCGCGCCGACGCCGCCGAGACGGCGATCACCGACTTCCGCGCGCACCTCGACGAGGTCGCGGCGCGCGTCGAGGATGCGGGCCTCACCGGCACGATGCTCGCGCAGATGGACGGCTACGAGAACGGCGGCCAGGTCGAGATCCGCCCCTACGCCGACGGCGCGCTGCTGCCCGCGATCTTCGAGGAGATCGGCTTCGAGAACGCCTGGTCGGGCGAGGGCGACCCGCAGTACGGCCTCGGCCAGACCGACGTCGAGGGCCTCACGGCGCTGCCCGACGACGCGCACATCGTCTACATGACGGTCGGCGACCGCGACGTCTTCACGCAGGAGCTCGCCGACAACGCGATCTGGACCGGCCTGCCCGCGGTCGAGGCCGGCCGCGTGCACCGCCTGCCCGACGGCATCTGGCTGTTCGGCGGCGTCCAGTCGATGGCGGCGTACGCCGACGCCGTCGTGGACGCGCTCGCGCCCACGCCGTGA
- a CDS encoding ABC transporter ATP-binding protein produces the protein MTSTLALHATDVSLDHGRTRVVHGASIALAPGSVTALVGPNGSGKSTLLRGLTALHRPASGRVVFADGAETAGLGERELARRIALLSQSHPDPSGVTVREVVAYGRFAHRGRFRAADAEGEAAIDRAMAATGVDGLADRAVSQLSGGQRQRVWLATCLAQETGVVLLDEPTTYLDLRYQLEILEIVHDLAAQGVAVGIVLHDLEQAAEVADRVVLLVGGRIVADGTPEEVLTPERLSQAYEVDVVVEPAADGLRIRPRRTRRREPVVSRVA, from the coding sequence GTGACCTCCACCCTCGCGCTGCACGCGACCGACGTGAGCCTCGACCACGGCCGCACGCGCGTCGTGCACGGCGCGTCGATCGCGCTGGCCCCGGGCTCGGTCACGGCCCTCGTGGGGCCGAACGGCTCGGGCAAGTCGACGCTGCTGCGGGGCCTGACGGCGCTGCACCGCCCCGCCTCCGGCCGGGTCGTCTTCGCCGACGGCGCCGAGACCGCGGGGCTCGGCGAGCGCGAGCTCGCCCGCCGCATCGCGCTGCTGTCGCAGTCCCACCCCGACCCCTCGGGCGTCACCGTGCGCGAGGTCGTCGCCTACGGGCGCTTCGCGCACCGCGGCCGCTTCCGCGCGGCCGACGCCGAGGGCGAGGCCGCCATCGACCGGGCCATGGCCGCGACGGGCGTCGACGGGCTCGCCGACCGCGCGGTGTCGCAGCTCTCCGGCGGCCAGCGCCAGCGCGTGTGGCTCGCGACCTGCCTCGCGCAGGAGACCGGCGTCGTGCTGCTCGACGAGCCCACGACCTACCTCGACCTCCGCTACCAGCTCGAGATCCTCGAGATCGTGCACGACCTCGCCGCGCAGGGCGTCGCCGTGGGCATCGTGCTCCACGACCTCGAGCAGGCGGCCGAGGTCGCCGACCGCGTCGTGCTCCTCGTCGGCGGCCGCATCGTCGCGGACGGCACCCCCGAGGAGGTCCTCACGCCCGAGCGGCTCAGCCAGGCCTACGAGGTCGACGTCGTCGTCGAGCCCGCGGCCGACGGCCTCCGCATCCGGCCCCGGCGCACGCGGCGCCGCGAGCCCGTCGTCTCGCGCGTCGCCTGA